One genomic region from Glaciimonas sp. PAMC28666 encodes:
- a CDS encoding sigma-54 dependent transcriptional regulator produces MTSPRILVVDDEAHLRELLEIALVKMGLDVDSADSLTEARRLLLLRDYALVLTDMRLLDGLGIELVREVVASGKMTPVAVITAFGSADNAVMALKAGAFDYLSKPVALDQLRLMVQSALRVHAPERSGPPTAGGAGMSPRGDISHTKASAPPLRLIGVSAAMQDLRTQIARLARSMAPIAISGESGSGKELAARDLHALSPRADKPFIAVNCGAIPENLMEAEFFGYRKGAFTGAADDRDGFFQAANGGTLLLDEVADLPLAMQVKLLRAIQERRVRKVGATTEEVVDVRLVSATHQNLAECVEKGKFRQDLYYRLNVIELHLPPLRERADDIGLLAEVILARLTFPDPHQAPVALSAAALQALHGYTFPGNVRELENILERALAFANDGVIEVSDLALKTSGLRQREAASATESREPIGPEESAATVAAIIAMGQQFVIHPDDANVTLPPSLPMHLDDVERNIIRQALGRTQFNRTKAAELLGISFRQLRYRMQRLSIHEQE; encoded by the coding sequence ATGACTTCACCCCGTATTCTGGTAGTCGATGACGAAGCGCACCTACGCGAACTGTTGGAAATCGCGTTGGTTAAAATGGGTCTGGACGTCGATAGTGCCGACTCGCTGACGGAGGCGCGACGCCTCCTTTTGCTGCGTGATTATGCTCTCGTGCTGACTGACATGCGGCTTCTTGACGGACTCGGCATTGAGCTGGTGCGCGAAGTTGTGGCCAGCGGCAAGATGACTCCGGTCGCTGTCATTACGGCATTCGGCAGTGCCGACAATGCCGTCATGGCGCTTAAGGCAGGCGCTTTTGATTATTTATCGAAGCCGGTCGCACTCGATCAGCTGCGTTTGATGGTGCAATCGGCGCTACGCGTACATGCGCCCGAGCGCAGCGGGCCGCCGACTGCCGGGGGGGCTGGCATGTCGCCACGGGGCGATATCAGCCACACCAAAGCCAGCGCGCCTCCCTTACGTCTGATTGGGGTTTCAGCGGCGATGCAGGATCTGCGGACCCAAATTGCGAGGCTGGCGCGGAGCATGGCACCCATTGCAATCAGCGGCGAATCCGGCAGCGGGAAAGAATTGGCCGCACGCGATTTGCATGCGCTCAGTCCGCGAGCCGATAAACCTTTTATCGCGGTGAATTGCGGTGCTATTCCCGAGAATTTGATGGAAGCCGAATTTTTTGGCTATCGTAAAGGTGCGTTTACTGGCGCAGCCGATGATCGTGACGGTTTTTTTCAGGCCGCAAATGGCGGTACCTTGTTACTCGACGAAGTGGCTGACCTGCCGTTGGCGATGCAGGTCAAATTATTGCGTGCGATTCAAGAGCGTCGGGTCCGCAAAGTCGGTGCCACCACGGAAGAGGTGGTAGATGTACGTCTGGTAAGCGCCACTCACCAAAATTTGGCCGAGTGCGTCGAAAAAGGCAAGTTTCGTCAGGATTTGTATTACCGTTTGAATGTCATCGAGCTTCATCTGCCGCCGTTGCGGGAGCGGGCCGACGATATTGGTCTTCTGGCTGAAGTCATTTTGGCGCGTCTGACCTTTCCGGACCCACACCAGGCGCCGGTAGCGCTGAGTGCTGCCGCCTTGCAAGCACTACACGGATATACCTTTCCCGGAAATGTCCGCGAATTAGAAAATATCCTTGAGCGGGCTCTGGCGTTTGCCAACGATGGCGTGATCGAAGTGTCTGATCTGGCATTAAAAACATCGGGACTTCGGCAAAGGGAAGCTGCCAGCGCCACCGAGTCGCGAGAACCAATTGGTCCGGAGGAATCGGCGGCGACCGTTGCTGCAATCATCGCAATGGGACAACAATTCGTGATTCATCCGGATGATGCCAACGTCACGTTGCCGCCATCACTGCCGATGCATTTAGACGATGTGGAACGTAATATCATCCGGCAGGCGTTGGGGCGTACCCAATTTAACCGCACTAAAGCCGCCGAGTTATTAGGGATCAGCTTTCGTCAATTGCGGTATCGGATGCAGCGGTTATCAATTCATGAGCAGGAATGA
- the ampD gene encoding 1,6-anhydro-N-acetylmuramyl-L-alanine amidase AmpD, with product MDKVSTTGAAVITPTVAATIQPAKSPIFRIGEDGWCVPVTGRTSSVAHLHSPNCDARPVDSGIALLVIHNISLPPGQFGGPFIADLFCNRLDYDADPYFDHLRPLRVSAHFLIRRDGSVVQFVSTNQRAWHAGVSSFDERQGCNDFSIGIELEGTDFESFAAPQYPALCALTDALMCRHGLVAVRGHSHIAPGRKSDPGPFFDWHQYQQGLADYQPQVLTNLTLRFPIGD from the coding sequence ATGGATAAAGTGTCCACAACCGGTGCCGCGGTGATCACACCGACCGTTGCGGCAACCATCCAGCCTGCGAAATCGCCGATTTTTCGGATTGGCGAGGACGGCTGGTGTGTTCCCGTTACCGGACGAACTTCATCAGTTGCGCATCTGCATTCGCCGAATTGCGATGCGCGGCCTGTCGACAGTGGTATCGCATTGTTGGTCATTCACAATATTAGTTTGCCACCCGGACAATTTGGCGGCCCTTTTATTGCGGACCTGTTTTGTAATCGCCTCGACTACGATGCTGATCCGTACTTTGATCATTTACGACCATTGCGGGTGTCTGCGCATTTCTTGATTCGTCGCGATGGGTCCGTTGTGCAATTTGTATCGACCAATCAAAGAGCATGGCACGCGGGTGTATCATCCTTTGATGAACGGCAGGGTTGTAATGATTTTTCGATCGGGATTGAACTCGAGGGCACCGATTTTGAATCCTTTGCCGCTCCGCAATATCCTGCATTGTGTGCACTGACCGATGCATTGATGTGTCGTCATGGCCTGGTGGCCGTGCGTGGGCATAGCCATATTGCACCTGGGAGGAAAAGCGATCCAGGCCCATTTTTTGACTGGCATCAATACCAGCAAGGCTTGGCGGACTATCAACCGCAAGTACTTACCAACCTCACATTGCGCTTCCCCATTGGGGACTAG